One Candidatus Korarchaeum sp. genomic region harbors:
- a CDS encoding saccharopine dehydrogenase C-terminal domain-containing protein translates to MRVAVLGAGSVGRAVIYDLYERVTGSNLLVVDSNPSNLAAASKMVSKAELKRVEIRDVDDLHRIMRDVDVAVNSLPGKFGRLSWIAAIKAKVDLVDISYSEDDPTAYNMQASEAGVTIVPDAGVAPGLSNMMAGRAYAQLEEVKELRIYVGGIPEEPVPPLGYLVTWSPEDLIEEYVRDARILENGSIKRKPALSDIERIYIPEVGELEAFLTDGLRTMLKTLKGVSFMVEKTLRWPGHAEKIELLRTLGYLSKEPLQFDGESVSPAQLTAKLLRERLKGDSRDLVILIVHARGRRSPSDIEIEYRMVDRYDPPTGLTALARTTAFVATGVVKLIAEGSLPGPGVLPPEIIGMDEALFASIAEWLSWRGIRVVERVTESRIIPPSP, encoded by the coding sequence ATTAGGGTAGCGGTTTTAGGTGCTGGATCTGTCGGGAGAGCCGTAATCTACGATCTCTACGAGAGGGTCACCGGCTCGAACCTACTCGTGGTCGACTCGAATCCCTCTAACTTGGCAGCGGCATCTAAGATGGTGAGCAAAGCGGAGCTCAAGAGGGTGGAGATCAGGGACGTCGATGACCTTCACAGGATAATGAGGGACGTTGATGTAGCGGTCAACTCCCTCCCAGGGAAGTTCGGGAGGCTCTCCTGGATTGCCGCCATAAAGGCTAAGGTGGACCTAGTCGACATATCCTACTCGGAGGACGATCCCACCGCCTACAACATGCAGGCGAGCGAGGCCGGGGTCACGATAGTGCCCGACGCCGGCGTCGCCCCCGGGCTGAGCAACATGATGGCTGGCAGGGCCTACGCGCAGCTCGAGGAGGTGAAGGAGCTGAGGATATACGTGGGCGGCATCCCGGAGGAGCCAGTTCCTCCACTGGGCTACTTGGTGACTTGGAGCCCTGAGGACCTGATAGAGGAGTACGTAAGGGACGCTAGGATATTGGAGAACGGTTCTATAAAGAGGAAGCCCGCGTTAAGCGATATCGAGAGGATATACATCCCGGAAGTCGGTGAGCTCGAGGCCTTCCTGACCGACGGCCTCAGGACGATGCTGAAGACACTCAAGGGAGTGAGTTTCATGGTTGAGAAGACTCTGAGGTGGCCCGGGCACGCTGAGAAGATAGAGCTCCTGAGGACACTGGGTTACTTGAGCAAGGAACCCCTGCAGTTCGATGGCGAGAGCGTATCACCAGCTCAGCTAACGGCTAAGCTGCTGAGGGAGAGGCTTAAGGGGGACTCCAGGGACCTGGTCATACTCATAGTTCACGCTAGAGGTAGGAGGAGTCCTAGCGATATCGAGATAGAGTACAGGATGGTGGATAGATACGATCCCCCCACCGGGCTGACCGCCCTGGCCAGGACCACCGCGTTCGTCGCTACGGGTGTGGTGAAGCTCATAGCGGAGGGCTCGCTGCCCGGACCCGGGGTCCTGCCCCCCGAGATCATAGGGATGGATGAAGCCCTCTTCGCTTCGATCGCCGAGTGGCTCTCCTGGAGGGGGATAAGGGTAGTCGAGAGGGTGACGGAATCCAGGATCATCCCACCTTCCCCCTGA